The Cryptomeria japonica unplaced genomic scaffold, Sugi_1.0 HiC_scaffold_48, whole genome shotgun sequence genome contains a region encoding:
- the LOC131031329 gene encoding nuclear transport factor 2-like, giving the protein MESQQLQREFPASEVANEFVNQYYCVLNNCPDKLYEFYKDCSTITRPEPNGQLLHVTTLEAIKNNIVSSLNEGNEVKIGTVDSQEAYNESYIILVTGIILGHENVERKFAQSFFLAPQERGYFVLNDAFRYLEESQYSEDKTYMSANAPFCVLAEIVPAKEIQRFESKPSKLENKHATETVENEQQLKDIEKTISPPEETTKMSFLAVLLKENPHPIQRPTVVVKFPINTGLKANVPSQEKNFCYGFIEFQSSTSVESAVKASPIVISGRRVYVEKKRLAGFRDNIPNGVKRGGDRQGRNGYARNF; this is encoded by the exons ATGGAATCCCAGCAGTTACAAAGAGAATTTCCTGCCTCTGAG GTTGCAAACGAATTTGTGAACCAGTATTACTGTGTTCTAAACAACTGTCCAGATAAGCTATACGAGTTCTACAAAGATTGCAGCACTATCACCCGCCCTGAACCCAATGGTCAATTGTTGCATGTAACAACCCTAGAA GCTATTAAAAACAATATAGTGTCTTCGCTCAATGAGGGAAATGAGGTTAAAATAGGAACTGTGGATTCACAAGAAGCTTATAATGAATCTTATATCATATTGGTAACTGGGATCATATTAGGGCACGAGAATGTCGAAAGAAAATTTGCCCAGTCTTTCTTTTTAGCACCACAGGAGAGAGGCTATTTTGTTCTAAACGATGCATTTCGGTATTTGGAAGAATCCCAGTATTCAGAAGACAAAACTTATATGTCGGCTAATGCT CCTTTCTGTGTCTTAGCAGAGATAGTTCCTGcaaaagaaattcaaagatttgaaTCAAAACCTTCGAAATTGGAAAATAAACATGCTACTGAAACTGTTGAGAATGAACAACagcttaaggatattgagaaaacTATTTCACCACCAGAAGAAACAACAAAAATGAGTTTTCTAGCAGTT CTTTTGAAAGAGAACCCACATCCTATTCAAAGGCCAACCGTTGTGGTGAAATTTCCAATAAATACCGGACTGAAAGCAAATGTACCATCACAA GAAAAAAACTTTTGCTATGGTTTCATTGAGTTCCAATCATCAACTTCTGTGGAGAGTGCTGTAAAG GCATCTCCTATTGTCATCTCTGGGCGTCGCGTATATGTTGAAAAGAAAAGGTTGGCTGGTTTCAGAG ACAATATTCCAAATGGCGTAAAGAGAGGAGGCGATCGTCAAGGACGCAATGGCTATGCAAGAAATTTCTAA